From a region of the Mytilus galloprovincialis chromosome 3, xbMytGall1.hap1.1, whole genome shotgun sequence genome:
- the LOC143068903 gene encoding solute carrier organic anion transporter family member 4A1-like, producing MKQSNGNDNKAFESGVGCNDVTVEVKTDTNKKNGIPSHDNGTLSTYTSKSENMKSDKDDISEDLAWGYGPFRPRCFQVFNKMHFYILFVSIMCFIEGFAVNGIANSAIPSLERQFKLPSTKSALIPSSMDIGSLIVVLFVTFIGGRYNKAAIVAGGTVVMALGSFVFLIPHFIDQYTYVDYATEYTYNCSAGSSWSSECDPVGKSYLAIFMIANMLHGVGFTTMFTLGSAYIDDNEDNAKAALHIGLTFSASAVGTAVGFLSGGEISQNYYVEFDRVDADSIGITYIDPRWVGAWWLGFAISIVAFAIIAVPLFGFPKRLPGVAKRIVGKECENSFMFNVKKFFVVLIKQIKNPIFMMVTFAGAANTLVVSGVGSFAYKFLMEQYNLDYKTAGYLLAGMISIGVVGTFGGGVIIRIFNLELRGMLRLAFVSCLISSLMGISFIAGCPDVKLAGLEVPYHNNQDMTNGYSDACQTPCKCQYETFTPVCGIDNVVYYSPCHAGCTDVAGMGVWGNCSCIAQNLNVSQADAGAFYGRCDDNCDKLYYVAPCIFLAIIFVLISTTPNSMCIMRVVDEDVKPFALGVEWVFIRLLGTIPGPLLVGWVLDNACLIFLDGTCGNKGNCLLYSHDDMASGILIWWLIVSLLSAVFYLLAILFETRTGKSDSFEVTSN from the exons ATGAAACAG TCAAATGGAAATGACAATAAAGCTTTTGAAAGTGGTGTCGGATGTAATGATGTCACGGTGGAGGtaaaaacagataccaacaaaaag AATGGAATTCCTTCACATGACAATGGAACGCTTTCAACTTATACCAGCAAATCGGAAAACATGAAAAGTGATAAG gaTGATATCAGTGAAGATCTGGCTTGGGGTTATGGTCCATTTAGGCCTAG gTGTTTCCAAGTATTCAAcaaaatgcatttttatattCTCTTCGTCTCCATTATGTGCTTCATAGAAGGATTTGCAGTAAATGGGATAGCGAACTCGGCCATACCATCATTAGAGAGACAATTTAAACTTCCGTCAACCAAGTCTGCACTCATCCCTAGCTCCATGGACATAGGATCATTGATAGTGGTGTTGTTTGTAACTTTCATTGGCGGACGATATAATAAGGCGGCAATAGTAGCAGGCGGGACTGTTGTCATGGCACTGGGCTCTTTTGTATTTTTGATTCCACATTTTATAGACCAATACACTTATGTTG ATTATGCTACTGAGTACACATACAACTGTTCTGCCGGAAGTTCCTGGTCATCAGAATGTGACCCCGTTGGCAAATCGTATTTAGCTATATTTATGATAGCTAATATGCTTCATGGAGTTGGATTTACAACAATGTTTACATTAGGATCAGCATACATAGACGACAACGAAGATAATGCTAAAGCTGCACTACATATTG GTTTGACGTTTTCTGCATCAGCAGTGGGGACTGCAGTCGGATTTTTATCTGGTGGAGAAATATCACAAAATTACTATGTAGAATTCGACAGGGTTGATGCAGACAG TATCGGCATAACGTATATTGATCCACGGTGGGTAGGAGCCTGGTGGTTAGGGTTTGCGATCTCTATAGTAGCATTTGCTATCATAGCTGTACCTCTCTTTGGATTTCCTAAAAGACTTCCAG GTGTTGCTAAGCGGATAGTTGGAAAAGAATGCGAAAACTCTTTCATGTTCaatgtgaagaaattttttgTTGTTCTGATTAAACAG ATTAAGAACCCTATATTTATGATGGTAACGTTTGCTGGAGCTGCTAATACACTTGTTGTATCAGGTGTCGGATCATTTGCTTACAAGTTTTTAATGGAGCAATACAATCTAGATTACAAAACAGCTGGATATCTCTTAG CCGGTATGATTTCAATTGGTGTTGTTGGCACGTTCGGTGGGGGTGTAATTATAAGAATATTTAACCTTGAACTACGTGGAATGCTAAGACTAGCTTTTGTAAGTTGCTTGATATCATCTTTAATGGGCATCAGTTTCATAGCCGGCTGTCCAGATGTGAAGCTAGCTGGGCTTGAAGTTCCCTATCACAACAACCAAGA CATGACAAATGGATACTCAGACGCCTGTCAGACACCATGCAAGTGTCAGTACGAAACTTTTACTCCTGTTTGTGGTATAGATAATGTGGTGTATTATTCCCCTTGTCATGCTGGATGTACAGACGTTGCAGGAATG GGTGTATGGGGCAACTGTAGTTGCATTGCGCAGAACTTGAATGTAAGCCAGGCCGATGCTGGGGCCTTTTATGGACGGTGTGATGATAACTGCGATAAACTATACTACGTCGCACCATGCATATTTTTGGCAATCATCTTTGTACTAATATCAACTACACCAAACTCAATGTGTATCATGAG AGTTGTAGATGAGGACGTTAAACCATTTGCTTTGGGTGTGGAGTGGGTTTTTATAAGGCTTCTTG GAACCATTCCAGGTCCACTTCTGGTTGGTTGGGTTTTGGATAACGCATGTTTGATATTTTTAGACGGAACTTGTGGTAATAAAGGGAACTGTTTGTTGTACAGCCATGATGATATGGCTTCAGGGATATTGATTTGGTGGTTGATTGTGTCATTGCTATCGGCAGTATTTTACCTGTTGGCAATTTTGTTTGAAACCAGAACTGGGAAAAGTGATTCGTTCGAAGTAACGTCAAATTAG